AACTTATCTCAAAAAATTATAGGTGGGTTTTGACAAAACTTTAAGAACATTTTTGAAACAAATTATTAGATTTTGGGGGTAGAGCTTTACCTGACCCTGCCcagacccacagagacaaagagaacGGATAACTGACAAGTAGGGGTGCAACGATACATctacaaaaaaacacaatagaATTTGTTGACGACTAACTTGTCAATTCTAGTCGGTAAAAGTGCTTTTCGTGTCATCtacgccagttccaggtcctaaatggctatcAAACTATCCCAAATTGTCAGATTATATTCCCAGCCAATTACTTCTCCAGtgaaatgcatgatttatgatatacaataaacttacagggagcagaaaaatgaggaaacagcagacaattcgatgatgtaaacataggtaaGTGATCAGGGTGCCGctctaatttatattattattttataataataatattattaatacttggttaatattcaagtcacaaaatgtaaattgagtattgttggcgctttttgaatggctatttatcggattttatgggcgaaatagtggagctcaCATTGGCTACGCTATAAGCAGACTTTTatgtacgtttatttaatatttagaatgcattaaagaaAAAATCCAACCGTCttaatgtctttcataatgattgtgaaaaaaaagtcagttcccctttaaaatgggcAAAAGTTCAatagttttaaaacattttgtaacAGCCTGATAAGCAGCacttttacaatatatatatatacatgtatatatatatatatatatatatatatatatatatatatatatatatatatatataaatattcctAAACATCTTCTTTAATATTAGTTAGCACATGGCTAAAAATTTCAAGATGAATTTAGAAGCTACTGAATAAGTGTATGCTTCATAATCCGATTGGTCAATTTATTGTTAAGATAGTCAATGACTAgtagttagttgcagccctactggcAAGAGGGTTCACTTGTTTATTTATTCTTCTAATTCAGCTACTGATGAgaaaataaacaaacacaaaccTGCCAATTTACCAAATAACCTCCGCCACGAGGTTGTTTATTTGCTGGGGTTTGTTAACTAGCGACATGGCTCAAAAAGTTCTGGCCGGATTTTAATGACACTCTCAGGAAATGGCCGAAATGGAATAAGGAACGAGTGGTTAGTTTTAATGTCTAGTTTTATTAATGTGATCACTCCTCATCACAAGATGCAGACAGCAGGTGAAGAATTATAAACATGAAGACAGAAATGTCACGTAAATAAGGGATGGCTTCTTTGTTTGTTTAGTAAAAGgacaacatacagtacaggccaaaagtttggacacaccttctcattcaatgcattttcttaattttcatgactatttacattgtagattgtcactgaaggcatcaaaactatgaatgaacacatgtggagttatgtacttaacaaaaaaaaggtgaaataactgaaaacatgttttatattctagtttcttcaaaatagccaccctttgctctgattactgctttgcacactcttggcattctctcgatgagcttcaagcacatctgtgaagtgaaaaccattttaggtgactacctcttgaagctcatcgagagaatgccaagagtgtgcgaaaaagtaatcagagcaaagggtggctattttgaagaaactacaatataaaaaatgttttcagttatttcacctttttgttaagtacataactccacacgtgttcattcatagttttgatgccttcagtgacaatctacaatgtaaataacaaagaaaacaaaataataaagaaaacacattgaatgagaaggtgtgtccaaacttttggcctgtactatatacacCTCTTCTATATGAAAAGTAACTTTACATTACTTCTGTTGTGATTGATCTATATACAGAAATTGTTATTACAATTAAATGAACATGACCTCCTTCAGGGGGCGGGAAAACCTAATATAGTGCTAAGCGGAACACAAAATATTCCATGTCTACATCTGTTATATTTGATCTCGTTAGATTGCGCAGCTGCACATGGAAGGCAATAAAGGACAACTATAAGTAGTATTGCCTGTTTCTTTCAGTGTTTGAGAACAAGGACAAGATCGTGATCGTGATGGAGTACGCGAGCCGGGGTGACCTGTACGACTACATCTGCGACAGGAGAACCATCTCTGAGCGGGAATCCAGGCACTTCTTCAGACAAATTGTGTCCGCCGTGCACTACTGCCATCGGGTAAGGCCTGGTCTTATTCACAACGGTTTAAACACCCAAATTTAACCTTGAATGACCCGACATCCCCTCTAAGCGCTGCCTCATCCCTCCGATGTGCACACTAATAACATAGAGCCCCCTTCGGACCAGTTGCTCAGCTCTTGTTCCTTCCAGGGCACCTTAACTCCCGCTGTTACATAATGCCCATTATTAACTGTCAGCGGGCTGATTGGAATGGGTGATGCTGTGGGACAATGCAGAGGGAAATGAACACAAAGTGAGGGAGGTGGTGTCACTAATGAGAGCGTGATGGAAGAGAACAAGCACACACGCACAGCGCCGCACAGTTAAGTGCCTCAGTGGATATGCTTTAAATGTAAGCTAGGTAATGATTACCCAGAAAATGACACTATCAAAGTCCATGATCCAACTGATTGTTACATTTGACACAACTTTCACTTCTGAAAAACGGAAAACTATCGATTCCCTGaagaaatgtgttttgtttttatgctTTCCCATATTTTACTGATCCCTGATGCACAGCACTTTGTTTTTAACTGTGCATGGTGTTaaaatgctatataaataaagttaacaTGGTGAAATTACACTGCAAAACACTGAGCATGTTGCCTGGCTACAAGCGACCTCTCCTTTTTAAGGACTGGATGAccggtgtattttttttaaaggcaaagCAAACATTAGCAGAAGGCATGCCCCCCTGCAGAGCCAAGGATAATGAAACATAGCTGACACTGCAAAGGAGGAAAGATAGGAATGTGTTCTTACACGGAGGAAAACTATTAATATTTTATGTAATGTAGACAACCTGCTATAAAAATGTGTGGAATTTGACTAATAAAATGTTGTGATGACAATAGCTGATACAGACTGTCTTCTTCTCCTAGAATGGAATAGTACACCGGGATCTAAAACTGGAGAATATTCTACTGGATGGCAATGGCAACGTCAAGGTATGCAGCTATTGCTAACGTTGTTATAGAGTCTACGTACATTACATATACCTCATGAgtgtacagatttttttttacatgactaAATTACTTTTGTGGCGCCTCCTGTGGATTGTGTTTAAAACACTTTGGTAGACATGCTGGCATAAACATAATATAGATATCCTCAAGGTAGGGGTGCACGATAAATTATCAGGCCGATATGGAGAATCATGACGTCACAACGATACATTTTATAACATTCAAAAATAGCTGATAATCAATAACAAAACGCTTCAATGAGACGAGATTACCCACACTGTGCCACAAATGAGCCTGTTGTGAACTTCCCCTGAGCTCATCCTAAACATTGATCGTATGGGACTTCTTCACGGCTTCAGAGGAACACCTTTTGTGTGCTATTTGCGTGAAAAATTCTGCAAACATTCTGCCAGGAAAGGAACATAAATCACACTTGAACACATCAAAgatatcagccacctgaaacgcCAGCTTCACTACAACTGTGTTTTGCAAGCCTATGGGAATACGCCTGCTGCTAAAGAAGCCAGCTGCAAAGAAAAGCCTAAGGCTTGATCCAATCACCACAGcttttaaaatgttgaaaaaagacGACAGCCAGAGACGACAACCCGAGTGCCAAAGATTTCATCATAGAAATTATGCCGTTGGACGACAAGCCTCTTACCATAGTtgtgtgatgatccgttgcccggatcatgttttattttagtttaagactctcttagttctgtttcatcacccctgggtttgtgtttcttagtTGCTATGGGtgatgattattttcacctgcctctgtttagtgttcaggacgctcacctgctcccgggcactaatcagagaggtatttattagggctgtgaatctttgggtgtcccacgattcgattcagtatcgattcttggggtcacgattcgattcaaaatcttttttttttttcaattcaacatgattctcgattcaaaagcgtttttttcccgattcaaaacgattctctattcattcaatacataggatttcagcaggatctaccccagtctgctgacatgcaagcggagtagtagatttttgtaaaaaggttttataattgtaaagaacaatgttttatcaactgattgcaataatgtaaatttgttttaactattaaatgaaccaaaaatatgacttattttatctttgtgaaaatattggacacagtgtgttgtcaagcttatgagatgtgatgcaagtgtaagccactgtgacactattgttcaattttttaaatttttataaatgtctaatgataatgtcaataagggatttttaatcactgctatgttgaaattgtaactaatattgatactgttgttgatagtattcatttttgtttcactacttttggtttgttctatgtcgtgtttgtgtctcctctcaattgctctgtttattgcagttctgagtgttgctcggtcgggtttggttttggaattggattgcattgttatggtattgctgtgtattgttttgttggattgattaattaaaaaataaataaatttaaaaaatttaaaaaatcgatttaaaaaaaaagagaatcgattctgaatcgcacaacatgagaatcgcgattcgaatttgaatcgatttttccccacaccccaagTATTTATTCCTACCTTtcaccacactcggtctggctgttttgtttgctcctgCAACATCCTAGCTTTTTGTTCCTGTTCCTGTGCTTAGCTCTACTCTTGTTTCCTGTGCAATCGGCATGCTTTTCTGTTCTTGTTTTCTTGCctgatttatgaaaataaaataaagaattcTGCCTGCTCACTgcttccggagttccgtctgcatcttggggaaacgacctgCGCATAACCATGCGACCCCCCAACCGTAACGATGGCACGGGAAACTAGGGTAGAGCTAAGCACAAGAACAAGAAGCTAGGATAACGAACGTAACATGTTGcaggagcaaacaaaacagccagaccgaATGTGGCGAAAGGCagcaataaatagctctctgattagtgctcgggagcaGGTGAGAGTCCCGAACActaaacagaggcaggtgaaaataatcatcaCCCATAGCAactaagaaacacaaacccaggggtgatgaaacagaactaagagagtcttaaactaaaataatacatgatccgggcaacggctcATCACAAGTTGAAGATACTAGCTTTTGTCAGGACAAATCTACAGACACACTTTGTCAAATCCACCTTTGTTTGAATCTGTCTTACAtccaggtgtgcacaaactataGTCGATCTAAATGTAAAATGGTCCTGAGAAGCAGAAAGTTATTAGTTTTGGATTGAAATAAAAGTGTGCATCTCTACCTCCAGTTTTATAATCATAAGAGAAATGGTCAATGACTTATGGgcaattagcatacttgccaaccatcccaaattttccgggagactcccgaatttcagtgcctctcccgaaaatctcccgggacaaccatcctcccgaatttctcccgattaccagccggacttaaggcacgccccctccaggtccgtgcggacctgagtgaggacagcctctcgtcacgtccgctctttacttcatacttcagaaccgactcccacacttgccgtcagggtgcgcaatacaacgtaaaccgttggccaaccaaaaagttactttttcgttggccaacggtttaaaaagtaaccacagaacactacagtgttctgtggttacttgcTTCCTAACACTTTTTTCTGACAGATTGCAGACTTTGGCTTGTCCAACCTTTACTACGGGGACGAGTACCTGCAGACTTTTTGTGGCAGCCCACTGTACGCATCCCCAGAGATTGTAAATGGACGCCCGTACCGTGGCCCGGAGGTGGACACGTGGTCCCTCGGGGTGCTGTTGTACACCATGGTCCACGGCACTATGCCCTTTGATGGAAACAGCCACAAGGCACTAGTCCAGCAGATCAGCACCGGAAACTACCGCAAACCAATCAAACCTTCTGGTGAGTGTTTAATTTCTttcgtgtttttttatttaccggTAGATGtttcaggaaatcgcaaaaagccgctgcctgaccagggctcagaaaatctgcggagactcctcccacccccaccaagcactgttttcactgctggactctagaaagaggttcctcaGCCTCCAGAGCAGAAACTCCAGGttttgtaacagcttcttccctcaggccatcagactcttgaacgcatcataataatcccctcaattccccccaaaaaacggattaacttgctggaatacaaaaacaatataacatacatccataaacgtggatgcatatgcaaaagtgcaatatattaatctgaacagtaatctatttatttacatctgcggtcccctccaaggtttctcattgtcatcccattgggttgagttttttcttgtcctgatgtgggatctgagccgaggatgtccttgtggcttgtgcagccatttgagacacttgtgatttagggctatacaagtaaacattgattgaccttattgctcttttatcctgcactacaacaaactAATGCAactacattttgttcttatctgtactgtaaagttcaaatttgaatgacaataaaagtaagTCTTAGCATTTAAATGTGTTTACACTTCTCTCCCCCGACCAGATGCTTGTGGCCTCATTCGCTGGATGCTGATGGTAAACCCAGACCGCAGAGCTACCATAGAGGAGATAGCGGGACACTGGTGGCTGAACTGGGGCTACCAGAAGTCCCTCTTGGGCGAGACGAAAGTGGaggagacgacgtccacaaagtcgATGTCCCACCCGGCCGGGCTGGCCAGCGTTGCCAGTTGGCTGCGGCGTACGTCCAGACCTTTGCTGGAGAACGGCTCCAAGATGCGCTGCCTGCTCCGCCCACACGGCAGCGGCGGCGACGTGGTGCGCCAACGCTCTCTGCGTAGGTCGCAGAAGGAGAACAACATCTCCCAGCCTGCGCACGAAGCATGTGCGGACACTCGGCCTTCCAAGGGTATTTTGAAAAGAAGAAATAGTATCAAACAGAAAGTCACAAGCGAGGCTCCTGCAGTCGCGACACTGGAGCATCAGAGTATTTTGGGTTCGTCCCCCACAGCCAGTGCAGCCTGTGCTGCGACGCAACCTCGGAAAGGTATCCTAAAGAAGCCCACAGAGCAGGAGTCAGGCTACTACTCCTCCTCTCCTGAGAATAGTGACTCTGGCTTTAAAGCATGCCCCTCAGCACCAACCCATCGGAAAGGCATCCTTAAGCGGAACGGGAAGTACTCCTCAGGCGGCCTGCAGGAGTTTGGCTCCTTGGATCAGCTGGCGGTTTCTTTACCGCACCGGGGCGCCAGGATGAGGCCGGGTGAGGCCATCAGCAAGGACAGCATTCTGTCCTCTGAGTCTTTTGACCAGCTGGATCTTCCAGACCGCGTCGGACCTCCGGCACACACGGAGAAAGCAGGCAGGCCCTTAATGAGAGCATGCGTGTCTGCCGACGACCTGCTGGGAATCCAAGAAGACCGTGTACTGGGAGAGCAGAGGCCGTGGAGCTGCTACGAGTCCGGGACGGCCGACAGCGCCTTCTCCATTACAGACTGTGATAATGTGACTGAAGCTTACAAGCAGGCCTTGAATATTAACAGCTGAGCTCCACTGAACTAACTTCAAGTGTACTGTTGCAAAATAGCAGCGCACTGGAGCCAACATCACAAATTGCACGATACCAAAAAAAGGGAAGCACAAAGGGATACTTGGTTGTAAAGTGAAATGTGTTTTCTCCATATACAGTAcagtcaaacctgtttgtgttgaCAACTAACTCAAGCGCCCCACCTGAAGTCAACATAACATGTGACAGCCAAAGGGGTCTTTTCTATGTGTCTGTTTATTTAGACGTGTTGTCGTATCGACGATTGTATCATTATCACTAAGCAGTGTTACATGAAAACAGCGACATGACTACTTTGTTAAGACTCCATTAAAACATGCACAGGGTTCAGTGCAAAGTAtgcgcttcaaaataaaagcatgtcatTGATATTCTGGATAGTAAGGAAGAAGAATCCAaacaaaaatatgcaaaaatgaACAAcgtttataacaaaaaaaaactgcagtAGGTTAAAAAATCTTAGTATCGTCCTCCTGTCAACATccaaagtcacaagtaaatgtgtAAGCAAAGACTATTGACTGTTTCGGTTaggtcgacaaccgcttatgacAACATGAGTGAGGGGTTCTACTGTGTAGGCCAAAAAGTCACACCAAAACACtttcaatgtaagttgtgtccTTTTACGTAACTAACCTGAATCAGTTATTTATCACCCAGACAGTTTGATAAGCATTTATGGCTTCATGGCCTGTTTATCATTTGATGCCAACATGAGGGTTGCTTGGCTCTCAGATTTTACTGCATTTTACGGCGCAAAGACACGCAGCTTCTCAGGATGCCAAAGAGCACTTTCTTTTATGGTATTTAGGAATGCACAGGGCGTTTTGATCGTTGTTTATAATTCATGTTTTCCATTAAACTGGAATAGATACGGTGACACACTGACTCATGACAAGAAGAACCGGTTGGACCTGTGGTAGCGCCCAAATTGTCACTGGAACACGTGCACAGGCCTTGAAGAGATTAGGGTTTGTTTTTGCCCTTTCTCCTGTCTTGAGCGTCGAAAAACGGCAGCATCTGTTTAGCCTGAACGATGAGCTTTATTAACTGAATGTTAATGTGTAACCGTgaaagtaaatattgaagatggCGCTAAGGTGTCTTTGGGTTCTTGGCTTAGGGCTTCAGTTTTATTTGAAAACACCTGACTGGATTGTATGTTATCCCATCAAAAATAGCTGAAGTGCATAACAGGTGTACACCCATACTGACAGCATTATGCTATTAAACGGCTTGTTATATGAATGTCCCTacaggtttttattttatttttattttttgttgtgtcTTACTTCACATTGAAATTCTTAACAAGTATAGAGTAATGAATAAAACCGTAACCAAAAAGTGCTCATAAAACTGATAAATGTATTTGTCTCATTTAAGAAAAAGGTATGCACAGAACAGGTCAAGCCCCTCCCTCCTGAATTTGGAATGtagattttgtttgtgtttttcctgaTAAACTGAAGCTCATCAGAAATGAAAATGCAGCAGAAAAATCTCACAATTATAACTAGTTCTTGTCATTTCAGGAatggaataagttgtttttgcatttcgATTTGAATCACCTTTTTGTACCAAATGTGGCAAACCTTTTTTTCCACATGTGCCAAAAACACTCTCTTGTATGATTATGTGATGGGTCATTCATGTAACTGGGATGAGgaaatcaataaaaacaaaactaagtACTTACCTGCTGCCTCGCATTGTCAATTATGTACAATCAACACCTTATGTAATCGTTTTGACACAATGAGTACGTTTACAGCAACAAACGAGTACATTTGAAGCAGAAGAGTAACATTTTAGTCCACGTAACAGGATACATACACTAAGTTGGGTTTTGGGTGAAAATAAACCTAAGATGTACTGCTTGATTTTCGTATacctctttgattgattgattgaaacttttattagtagattgcacagtacagtacatattccgtacaattgaccactaaatggtaacacccgaataagtttttcaacttgtttaagtcggggtctacgtaaatcaattcatggttttcAGTTAACCTTTTTCAACAATTTTGTCCCGGTTTTCGCACAGCATCTCAGTTATCACACATCGTGTAACACACTTATTATTCCGTGAGTAATTGAGTGCCCTAACAAAGAATTCAATGTGTTGGTGActcagtttctgtttttttttaatcatcgagTGTGACCGCAAAGTTGCGAGTGCCCACATAAAGAAGGTGGAAAAACAAGACTGATTTCAAGAAAAAAACTTGTTGCAAAGTAAAAAGGTTGCCTTCTTTAGCCACAAGTctttaataaaagtaaaagtgatGCTAATTAAATGTTCATTGAGTCATTTAATTTGTAATTtatgtcttttgtatttttttctgcaagtaaaattttctataaaaacatgttttatgttaatATTGTTGTGTGTCTGGaacaaactatccatccatccattttctaccgcttgtcccttttggggtcgcggggggtgctggagcctatctcagctgcattcgggcggaaggcagtgtacaccctggacaagtcaaacGAATTAGATTAATTTCATATGAAGAACATTTTTCATAAGATTACATTTTGGTTCGACCTTTAAGAACGGATCACCAAcgaaaaccaaggtaccactgcATGAACCTAATTTGAGCTTGTTTAAACATTTGATAGCCAACTGTTCAATGTTTTAGGACTTGCTGTCGTCTAACAAGAAGGGGAATGGCAACATTTGTGTGTGTCATCCATTTATCATCCAATACATTTGCACATTAAGGCATGCCTTTCTGGGACTCTTCCAGtctctatatacagtacaggccaaaagtttggacacaccttctcctcattcaatgcattttttttattttcatgactatttacattgtagattgtcactgaaggcatcaaaactatgagtgtggagttatgtacttaacaaaaaaggtgaaataactgaaaacattttttatattctaggttcttcaaaatagccaccctttgctctgattactgctttgcacactcttggcattctctcgatgagcttcgagcACACTTTTGAAGTGAAAACAatttcttgaagctcatccagagaatgccaagagtgtgcaaaaaaaagtaatcagcgcaaagggtggctgttttgaataaactagaatataaaacacgttttcagttatttcacctttttttgttaagtacataactccacatgtgttcattcatagttttgatgccttcagtgacaatctacaatgtaaatagtcatgaaaataaagaaagcgcattgaaagagaaggtgtgtccaaacttttggcctgtacttaaGTATTTTGCAACCTGCTGATGACCACCGCGACACAATTTAGAGGCCACTTCCCTCTGAGAACATGGTGTTGGAGGCCTTGCCATGGCAAGGTAATGTGGGTCAATTGTTAGGCGTTGTTTTGGTCTAACGATGTGCGTCACAACAACGTGATTAAGATGACTGTTTCAATAGCAATT
The DNA window shown above is from Nerophis lumbriciformis linkage group LG38, RoL_Nlum_v2.1, whole genome shotgun sequence and carries:
- the nuak2 gene encoding NUAK family SNF1-like kinase 2, with the translated sequence MMEGSGVGRLSSNRWPPMGTLLAEADAPERTVQVKKQAVKRHHHKHNLKHRYEFMETLGKGTYGKVKKAKERSGRLVAIKSIRKEKIKDEQDLVHIRREIEIMSSLCHPHIITIYEVFENKDKIVIVMEYASRGDLYDYICDRRTISERESRHFFRQIVSAVHYCHRNGIVHRDLKLENILLDGNGNVKIADFGLSNLYYGDEYLQTFCGSPLYASPEIVNGRPYRGPEVDTWSLGVLLYTMVHGTMPFDGNSHKALVQQISTGNYRKPIKPSDACGLIRWMLMVNPDRRATIEEIAGHWWLNWGYQKSLLGETKVEETTSTKSMSHPAGLASVASWLRRTSRPLLENGSKMRCLLRPHGSGGDVVRQRSLRRSQKENNISQPAHEACADTRPSKGILKRRNSIKQKVTSEAPAVATLEHQSILGSSPTASAACAATQPRKGILKKPTEQESGYYSSSPENSDSGFKACPSAPTHRKGILKRNGKYSSGGLQEFGSLDQLAVSLPHRGARMRPGEAISKDSILSSESFDQLDLPDRVGPPAHTEKAGRPLMRACVSADDLLGIQEDRVLGEQRPWSCYESGTADSAFSITDCDNVTEAYKQALNINS